In the genome of Leishmania major strain Friedlin complete genome, chromosome 22, the window CCGCAAGGGGGACACGGCCCACAGTGGCAGTTGTGGCCCACCGGGTGGCCGCACGGACGTGGGATGCGGCAGGCTCGCTTGCACACGGGCGGTTGTGTGCCACACTGCTGCGGTGgtcgcagcacctccgcgccGCAGTAGCACGTGAGCATTTCGGTCACGacgtgcacgcacggcgGGCACTGCGTGGAGGCGTGGCAGAGGTCCTCGCACGTGTGCCCGCACGGAAGCGGACGGCCGCATACCTGAAAGCACATGTGCGAATTTGTTTGAGTCTTGTTGCGGTCTGGACAGCAGACGACCTTGCACTTGTGTCGTCCGCACGACAGCTTTGTGCCGCACTCATACGTACAGGTGAAGTTCTTCGACTCTGCACATGACAGTCGCTTGCGCACCTTTCGGCAACGACACGAGACGTCCACACGCACCTCGCACGGTGGGCAGGCGCCTGCGTGGCACTTCAGCTGGCACCGGTGCTGCCCACAGGAGAGCGGCTTGTTGCATATGCGGCCGCACTGCGGAACAGGGTCGGTACATGCGTACCGCACGGTTTGCAGCTCTGACGCACCACATGGGCAGGTGTGAACGCTGGCGGGGTCCGTCGGGCACGGCGGGCACTCGCCACTGTGACACAGTagcgtgcacgtgtgcttACCACATCGCAGTGACTTACCGCACACGCTTCCACACGCAAACGATGTCTCCTTTGTGCAGGGATGCTGCTTCGTGGTTTGGCCGCAGTAGCAGATGAGCGTCGTCGACTCCGAGCAAGGCGGGCACGGCCCGGTGTGGCAGGACAGCGGGCACGTATGTGTCCCACACGCCAAAGGACGCCTACACGGATTGTCGCACGTCGTCTCCGGGTCGGGCTGACCGCACGGATAGGTGTAGATCGTTGCCCCGCATGGACACCGCTGGGGCcccaccagcagctggcaTCGCGGACAAGGGCCAGGATGGCACTGTGCGGGGCACCTGTGCGTGCAAAACGGCCGTACAAGTCCGCAGAGGCGCCCGCACGAGTGGGGCGTCACGAGCGGGTCGTACTTCGGCTTCGACACCTTCCCACAGAAGCACAGATCCGTCAGCGGCTTCGGTTGCATGTGGCGGCACTGCGGACACGAGAAGACGACGGTGTCGCGGTCCACCTGTGCCCATCGCCGAATGCAGGCAAAATGGTAAATTTGAAAGCACTCTTTACATGACCAAatgggctgctgcagcttcacCCGCTCCAAGCAGCTGGGGCACTCGTACACTTCCCGCCGCAGCTCATCCGCGACGCGAACGCTGCGCTCATTCTCGACGTTGGCCTCCGCCATGGTAGAAAACAAAAGGACAGCGGTCGAGGAGCGGAAGCGTGAcgcgcagagggagagagaaggggaaaaCTCggcaaccgccgccgccactggcgcACCTCAAGAGCTTCACACCCCtaaaagagagaaaacaacacGATCGACCAACGCGTGCCCTGTCGCGCGCGCTTGCCctcctttcgctctctctgtcgtGAAGAGCAGAGCACAGGCGGGAGGGCACCCGCGTTTGGCTAACGTCGCTGCCCTGACCCCCGTCAAGCTCGAAACACGTCGATGGAGtggagggtggggggtgTGATGTGGTGCGGTCGAGCaactgtgtgcgtgcgcgtgtttttCACTTACGGTGAGTGCGAAGGGCGTGATGCTGTGTGCTCCCTCTGCCGacgaaaggaaaaaaaaggtaGGCCAGGGTGAAGAGGTGCGGCATGGGAAACAAAAGGCTCGCAAAGACAGACGGCGAGCGGGCGGCGCTTGCGGGCACAAGGAGtcacacgtgtgcgtgcacatgGCCAAAGCTGTCCGTGACGTTGACAGACGCTTCGTGCTAACCAGCGCTCCACTTCATACGGGGCCCAAGCGCAGGGGGGTgcgggaggaagaggaggcggagcagagAAGAAGTGAGACGCTtgtctgtgtttgtgtggtggtgctgcgcgtgtATCAGCCCTTCTCGAAAGACAGAGGGGAGAagtaggggagggggggggagctcACCCAcgcagatgcacacacagTAACTCCGACGGTGCGCGCGATAGACGTGTGATATACTCCGTCTCCACCGGACACCATACTGGAAGCTAAGAGCAAGAAGAAAGGAGCTACAATAGGAGCCCTCAACACGGAGTAGTACGGATGCATCGCCGACCGCGGCaggtgcgcgcacgctgatTGCCGACGTTGCCTCATTCGCCGccttcctcgtcttccttGTCAAGCCGCTGTTGCAGTGCGCTCATCATGCGACGTCTTCCTTCGGTGGTTACGGCCGTGTCGACGCTAAGGGCCTCTGTCGGCCGCGCTGTGGACTCTCCTGTTGGCTGCGAGAGATGAGATTCTGCGGCTTTAGAAGCGGTAGAGAaactgctgccgccggtggccgGTACAAAGGagtcgatgcgctgctgcgaggacAGAAATGGTGTGCGAAAGAGGTGCTGCAAACGAGCCGCTTTCTTGCGTCCAAGCCCTGCGATGCCCTCCCACTCCGACGCCTCACTCATCAGCGCATCGGCTACGCTGGTCTTTCGATTGGCGATGCGCACCACATCGTTGCGCGTGACCACCTGCGGCGTCTGTGTGAGTGCATCGACGAGCACCGGCAGTGGTGCGTCCCCAACATACGGACGCGCCGCCCCTGTGAACTCTAGGGACGTCACCGCGTACGCTGCGAGACTTGCCAGGTATTGCACTGCATCATCGAGTGACCACACAAGGATGAGtccgcactgctgcgccactCCGCACTCCAGATTCAGCCACGAGAGTCTCTCGAGAGAGACTTCGTTATCACTATCCATGCGAACCATGAGAATCACAGGCTGCGTCCCACATCGCTGGCGTGCCTCCTGCAAGCGGAGCACCAGCGATGCTTGATCGCGTTGCATTTCCGCGCTGTGCGCGTCACAGTACAACACCGACGACGCCCGACTGGCGAAGTcgcagtgctgcagctcctcgttcacctccacacgcacgccgcggcgctgccgcagtgccTGGGTCACCTCGTGGTGCACCCACCGTGAGCCCACAGAAATCACGTGTGTGTTCATGAgcctgcgctgcggcactggGCGCAGGGAGTCGCGGGGTACCGTGGCAGAGCGGTCAAGAAAAAAACAAGGGCAAAGACCGGGCAGAGGACACAGTTGTGCACGTACCACGCATGCGAAGCACGAGCGGCAGCTGACCCGGTGTTTCGGTCCCCCTTGTCGGTGTGGACGTCAGCGAGCAATGCTCTTACGAAAACAGCACGCGACAAGTGTCACACAAGCCAAGATTAGACGTGGAAAGGAATGGGGGACGTGAAGAAtgaggcgatggcggcggtggtggcagaaggagaagggcaaAGCGTGcttgcatgcgcgtgtgcgtggctgcgCTGGCCGGGCGTGAGCAAGCAACCTCCGTAGACATGGCAGCAGTGGTGCATATTCGAGGCAAGGGGTGCCGATGAAGGGGCGCCGCGTTTGCTCACATCGCCTTCCTCGATATCCTTTTTCATAGCAGCAGTCTCTTCGCCAAATGCGGTCGACATGCTCCCGGCCCCCTCACTCCCTGGGACTTGTGCTGCGGTGAAATGGCGCTGTCGATATGCGTGTGTTTCGTCTGCTTTTGTGGTGGTGTGCCCACCTCCTGCACGCCCAATATATTTGTGTGCGAGCGACGGGAGCTGCCTACGCAGTCATGCAGAACTTTCCGAACGGTGGAGAGGCATGACTGCGGTAGGCGCGAAGGTCCAGACACCACACAGGAGATCTCGTCTAAATAAGTCAGCTGGACGACTAGAACGCGCTCATCGAGGAGCGCGTTGTCGATCTCCGATGCGGACGCACACGAGGTACAGACACGATTTTTCTTCTCAACGTTTCCATATAGCCTTAGAACATGCGTCAAATTCCACGCTAGCGGGCAGCCCACACaccccatcgcgtggtgtCAAGCGgccacagacacacccaTTACACCACGTGCGCCGAATCGGTCATCTGAACACGGCCCCTTCGCCTCGAACGCTACATACCCCTGTttcgcaggtcgcctcacagccgcttccccatcatgccggtccCCCACGCGGTGCATCTCCAGGAGCGGCTCGGGCTCCCTACCAGTCGCGGGAGTGAGGGTCGGGTGAGATACCTGTGCGCCAAGCTGGTACTCTGCCGCTCGTGTGGATGGTGCAAACGAGTCCGCTGTCGAGAGTCTCTCGAACGCGACCCCATCCAGACCTGGACTGCCGACACCAGTAGTAGTACGTCGCACTGACTTCCCCACGCCGTAGACACCTGATTCTGGCACCACCGGAAGTGCTGCGGCATTTCGCAGGGATATGAGGGCTCCTTCGCATTCCACTACAGAGAGTGAGGTACTGGGCACTGATGCCACGCACGGAGGTGTGTGCCCCTCCACCGTCATCAGGGAGGTAGCGGCACGGCGAGAGACGAGAATTGGCGAAGGTGACAACGGAGGTCCGATACAATACAAAGCCCCACGAGTGATGTGCATGGGGTGACGCATACCATGAGGCACCAGTGCGTCCACCTCTCGCGCCCTCCAGGAACTAAGAGAGCAAGGGAAACAGCGGGAGTGGGGATGCGAGCCGTAGAGAGCCGCAGAGGTGCAACAGCATTTAAGCTAATCCGCAGCGTGCCCATGCACCCATGCACGCACAAAGACACCCAAAAGCATACATGTCGTATGGCGCAGAGGCAACaataacacacacacacaaaaaaagggcgTCGAGTGGTTTAGATGTTAAAGAGTTATCGTATCTTCACCACGCTTTTGCGCTCTGTAGTCCCTTGTGCCCCCGCGGGCACGCATGGACCGGGCGCGAGCGCGCCGTGGCCAAATCACACAAGGGAGACGAGCAAATCAAGTAAGCAGACAAGTCGCACACAATGGGtacgggggggggaaggggaaggggaaggggggatgGATAGAGGGAGGCATCCATTGGAAACGAACgaggcaagagagagagagaccacTGCCTGCCGAATGGCATACAAGCTTTCATATTCATGCACGCAGATAGAGAAGCGTAGGCGCGCCACCGAGTACGCACTCTGCTCTTTGCTTTTTCTCTCTGTACAGCACCACCCgttcaccatcaccatcaccccccccaccacacacacacacaccttcccGCACCGTCGACCAACATGTTGACACCGACTACTGCGTCGCGCAGCCGGTCTGCGGGCCCTcattctcctcctccgcctcctcgtccttcttGATTTCCTCCTCTAAGACGGACAAGTCCTCTCGGGTGACGTAGCAAACGTCGCTGGCCTCATTGTCTGCAGCCACGTCGACACTctttggcggcggcagcgcttcgcggagcagctgcagctgctctgcctcGATGCGATCGGGGTACTTGACGTTGAACTCAATGATGAGGTTACCAAACTTGTTGGCCTGTTTGTGCACCGGCATACCCTCGCCGATGACGCACTTGACATCGCCGGGCTTCGTTATAGTCCCACGCGCTTGCCTCACTACCAGCTCGCGACCATCAAGATGGGTGAACTTGAACTGAAAGCCACAGAGAGCCTCCGCAAGGGAGAGGTGGTGCTGCATGTGCAGGTCACAGTCGTCGCGGGTGAAGACGTTGTGCTTCACCTGCTGGATTACCACGACAAAGTCGCCGGCGCGCTCCACCCCAAGCTCTTCGTTGGCCATCCGCGGAAAGGTGATTCGCTGACGGTGCGCCATGCCCTTCTCCACGACCACCTGCACCGAGGCATCCACCTCTACTGTTTTGTTGCCCGAGCAGCGACCGCAGCGGTTGCGCGGGTCGATGTGCTCGCCGGAACCCTGGCACGCGTCGCAAACCACCTGCATCTGCTGCACCATCATACCCATCTGTCGCACCATCACACgcgagccgctgccacggcacACGGGGCACATGTTGCCGCACCGTGGCAGGTTTCTTCGCTTGGAGCCGGTACCTTTGCAATCGGGGCACATCACGGTACGCTTGCGTTCTACCTGCACCATCTTGCCATTGTATAGGTCTTCGAGGGTAACAGGGAGGGCGTACgccgcgtcgcggccgcgtcgACTGCGCTGTACTCGcccgccgcgaccgccgccgaagcTGGCCATGCCGCCGTTGAGCATGGCGTTCAGCATATCATCCATGCCTCCTCCGAACATTGTGCCGTTAAATTCTAGCAAAGACACACAACGGGGGATGGATGGAGACGGGGAGGGCAGGGCAACGAAAATAGCAatgaaaacaaaagaaggcCAATACGATCACTTCACGTaagcacgcatacacacagaggcgcacgcacacacacacacacatacataccTGTGCATTCGATtaggcggggaggggggaggcgccAAAGAGCGAacggaaacgaaaaagaaaggccgcaagggaggaggggtgtgAGGCCACAGGAAAACGGCAGTTGTGCACGACAACGTCATcgcaggagagaggcgggtggaggaggagaccaGTAGAGGAAGGTGGCGAGGGACAGAGGGAGAGTAGCGACGGGATGCTATTACTGTGCATCAACGCATGCCGGAGACAGTTCAGCCCGCCTCGTCCACCCAGACAATGACGGTGTGGCTGGCGTTGATGGCTTGGTTAGAAAGGGTGAGGGtaacacacagagagaccCAGTCGCACGCTCAGCCGTCACTCTGCGTTTACCAGGCGCTGCAGTTTCGAGTGATTACTGACTTTTACTGTTTGTGTTGCGTCTGTGACAAAACGTGCATCGTTTCTTTTTTAGCAGTCTCCTCGCCCCTCTCGATGGATTGCGTGATGAGGAGTGGAGACGAGGTGCGCGAAAGCCCGCACTGGCCCAacgacagcgctgctgcagagcgagaAAACCGCCCTGCCGCTTCAGTCAGAACATCTGTCTTTTTATCTCTCTGCTGtcccgcagctgctctgTTTCGCCTTTGTCTTTTCAAAGACAAATAGCCGATAGAGTCCCACCGCGGCTTGCTCGCTAGGCGAGAGGGGGCAGTCTacgacgtcgccgtcgttgtGGCGtttgcggcgctgctccagcgTCATCGCTTTGCCAGCCTCTGTGTCCTTGTGCTGGCCATAGTAGTGGATGAAGTTGTCCTCAAGCACGAGCTTGAGCTGGTGCTCCGCGCAGAGTGCTACGAAGGCGTCCCACGGCACCACGTACTCCGTCATGTCCTGCACGCTGCGTTCTACCGTCGCGGCGTACGGTACCCCAAAAGACAGCGCGGCAGGCTCAAAGTTTGCggactgcagctgcgcaaacGCTTCAGCGCCGAAGCGCACACCGTACACGTCGTTGCCGAATTCGGCGCCGTGCTCCTTGGCGCGGTAAAGGAGCTCTACATCGCTCACGGTGGTGCCGACAAAGCGGCCGTGCGGCACCAACGAGTCTGCGATGGCCTTGACAAAGTACCGCATGCTCTCCTGCGACCGACACCCGTAGTGCATCGAGAACTGGCACGAAGCGAGCTGGAATGGCCCCCGCTTCAACAGGTCCTCGCGCAGTCCGGAGGCCGCGTGGAAGGCGTCGTGCACGGCGAAGAATGCCGGGAACCCCTTCTGCTTTCCCTTGGCTACTTTCACACTCTGCCCTTCGGATGTGCTGTAGCgggcggccgcctccgcaacGCACTCGACCGAGGCGTCTGTCATGAAGAGAAAGGCGGGGTGGATGTGCTGCCACTTGAGCAGGTCGCCACCACGACCGCAGCAGAGATCCAACACATGTAGCTTTGCCGGAGGCTTGAGCGCGCGCCGGATGGCCGCTGCCATTGTAGTGAGCAGCACAGATTTCACCCAGTTGTTGAAGCGGCGAAGGTCACTGCGCTCTTCATTGGCCAGCTCCTTCGCGACGGTGCTGTAGTGCCTGCTCGTCTGCTGAGTTGCCTCGGAGCTGTGCGGGCGACTCACCACCAGCGGCGCGTCTCTCTTCCGCTCCAATAGAGTCGCGGTCTCCGGCGCCGTGCGGTGTCGCAGGAGCCAGTCAAGGTGCTCGATGACGTTGTCGAAGATGGCCTCCTTGTTGTTCCCTCGGGGGTTGGCGTGGATGATCTCCCAGTAGCCACTGTCGCCGGCGTAGAAGGCGTCGACAACGTAGTCCGACCACGCATAGCACCCGCCAGCGTTCGCGAGTTGAATGTaaagcgcctcctcgagaCTCGGCACGGGTGTGCCGTCGCGGATGCCGGGGTGATAACCGAGCCCGATGCAGTCGCGTATCTTGCGAAGAGGAAAGGGCAGCGGATACAGGACCGTCTTGTTTGTGTTGTTTGTGTAGGTGATGAGGTAAAGCTCTGTGTTTCCGCGACTCTCGCGAatggcgcgcagcgccaacTTGGCCGTCACGCAATTCTCGGCCTCGATCGTGTCCAAGGCGCTGGAGACCGTCTCGAGCGCCTTGGACGCGGTGCCGACGCGTGCGCGGGCCGCAGACTCCAGGGTGTCGGCTTGACCCTTCGCTTTCTCCGCGTCCACCTGCAGTAGCTCGAGCAGGTGGGGAAGGGAAATGTTCTCCACGAGACTCTCGTACACCGAGATGGCGGTGATGATGGAATTGGCGCCGAGTTTGTCCGGTCTTAGACGCTGGATGTACCACCGCTGCGTTGCCTCATCGTAGGCGCACTCGGCGACGATGGCCGCGTCCACCGGCATTTCGAAGCCGTGCGGGTTCAGGATGTGCATCGGcttgcgcagccgccagTGTCCCGCCACGTCTTCGCGATGACCGTAGTTCTTCTTGACGAAAAACAGAGACACGGTGTACATGTCCGGCTGCTTGTCAGACGCCTGGAGAAGCCAGTCGATGGACAGAAGGTGCTGCCACTTCCACTTTAGCTGCAAGCTGCTGGAGCCCACAGCCACAGGGAACTCGTCTGGGGTGAAGATGAGGCCATCGTTTTCCGTCGGGCCGTGAGGACCGTCGTACAGAAAGCACTGTGACTCGGCGCTGTAGCGAAGCTTTGCCAGACAGGCACCAATGTCAGCCAGTGCCCACATGTCCTTGACGTACCAGGATACGTAGCCGCATTCGCCGGTGGAGACGGGCAacgcgcatgtgtgcaccaccgccttgAGCGCGTCGTATCGCTCCACCATGGAGCGCTTTGCCAAGTTGACCAAGACATTGTCGGCCGCTCCCGCGTAAGCGAAGAGGTCGAATACCCCAAGTACCAAGCGAGGCACTGCAGgcgaggcagctgcagacCGGTGCACCGACATGAGCTCCGCATCCAGCACAAAGGTGTGGTACTGGAGAGTCGTGTGATCATCCATGAAGAGGTAAGCGGCGTCTAGTGAGCGGTCCACTGCGTAGGCAAAATGACGTCcccgccggtggcggtgcagcgtcACCATTGTGGACGGCGAGGCGTCATCCGCGGCAGTCGCCACCCTCAGGGTAAAACACTCTGACTCGCACGGCTCGAGAGTGGACAGCAGCTCGAGCGTGCAGCTCCGCCCTCCAAGGGAGATGGTCGCGCGAACGGCGGCGTCTTCGCCCTGACCGGCAtaccggcgcagcgcacggcgtgcgcgctcCAGCGCCAATACACTTGCGAGATGCGAGAGATTCACCGATGCCGAGACAGCGTCGGCTGCACTGTCCGCCACCCATGCGGGAAAACGAGGCGTCCACAAGGAAACCACCACTACGCGAATACCGTCGCTCTTTTCCGTGACCGTGTACGCATGCTGGCGCAGGCGAGCGGTGTCTTTCTTGCAGAGAGGCGTGCACATCGGGCCGGGGAACTCCGCGTCGTTAGGATTGGGCGTCACGTTAGCGTGGCGCAGGACGCACTGCAGCATCTCCGCACACAGCGGTGACGCGTCGTTAAGCATTccctccagcgcagc includes:
- a CDS encoding transcription factor-like protein codes for the protein MAEANVENERSVRVADELRREVYECPSCLERVKLQQPIWSCKECFQIYHFACIRRWAQVDRDTVVFSCPQCRHMQPKPLTDLCFCGKVSKPKYDPLVTPHSCGRLCGLVRPFCTHRCPAQCHPGPCPRCQLLVGPQRCPCGATIYTYPCGQPDPETTCDNPCRRPLACGTHTCPLSCHTGPCPPCSESTTLICYCGQTTKQHPCTKETSFACGSVCGKSLRCGKHTCTLLCHSGECPPCPTDPASVHTCPCGASELQTVRYACTDPVPQCGRICNKPLSCGQHRCQLKCHAGACPPCEVRVDVSCRCRKVRKRLSCAESKNFTCTYECGTKLSCGRHKCKVVCCPDRNKTQTNSHMCFQVCGRPLPCGHTCEDLCHASTQCPPCVHVVTEMLTCYCGAEVLRPPQQCGTQPPVCKRACRIPRPCGHPVGHNCHCGPCPPCGALVKRRCPRHNTLVTLPCGVTDLACEEECGMEMPCGHFCDRVCHSGPCVEEANPCHQQCDRLHEECGHRCAKPCHGATPCPPCSVYLRCTCNCGRVTRSLPCAKVGKRKAEGPNKFAVVVPCDNDCLFTRRLDVLTSLSKTKNEKFLYSLMLWDAAQQDACAVQQVERQLMNFVEGKESVVSLPPTNSATRALVHALAKYFHVHSEGVDNEPNRSCLLTKTGATAAPPVLLSDAVRDAQMDPLQFLMQRAKPSLKEKLCLVVTGHHLTEVLLASLLSDLAGRFVIAPPEVGKDGAQSFLIAFTTHKRAEEAVKKLEASNTQRTFTVARATA
- a CDS encoding putative heat shock protein DNAJ produces the protein MFGGGMDDMLNAMLNGGMASFGGGRGGRVQRSRRGRDAAYALPVTLEDLYNGKMVQVERKRTVMCPDCKGTGSKRRNLPRCGNMCPVCRGSGSRVMVRQMGMMVQQMQVVCDACQGSGEHIDPRNRCGRCSGNKTVEVDASVQVVVEKGMAHRQRITFPRMANEELGVERAGDFVVVIQQVKHNVFTRDDCDLHMQHHLSLAEALCGFQFKFTHLDGRELVVRQARGTITKPGDVKCVIGEGMPVHKQANKFGNLIIEFNVKYPDRIEAEQLQLLREALPPPKSVDVAADNEASDVCYVTREDLSVLEEEIKKDEEAEEENEGPQTGCATQ
- a CDS encoding putative methyltransferase gives rise to the protein MQLQSLKALSEARKDAPHHRWCCHANDAWYNAVHADGAAGVSDAQMTDVEAALEGMLNDASPLCAEMLQCVLRHANVTPNPNDAEFPGPMCTPLCKKDTARLRQHAYTVTEKSDGIRVVVVSLWTPRFPAWVADSAADAVSASVNLSHLASVLALERARRALRRYAGQGEDAAVRATISLGGRSCTLELLSTLEPCESECFTLRVATAADDASPSTMVTLHRHRRGRHFAYAVDRSLDAAYLFMDDHTTLQYHTFVLDAELMSVHRSAAASPAVPRLVLGVFDLFAYAGAADNVLVNLAKRSMVERYDALKAVVHTCALPVSTGECGYVSWYVKDMWALADIGACLAKLRYSAESQCFLYDGPHGPTENDGLIFTPDEFPVAVGSSSLQLKWKWQHLLSIDWLLQASDKQPDMYTVSLFFVKKNYGHREDVAGHWRLRKPMHILNPHGFEMPVDAAIVAECAYDEATQRWYIQRLRPDKLGANSIITAISVYESLVENISLPHLLELLQVDAEKAKGQADTLESAARARVGTASKALETVSSALDTIEAENCVTAKLALRAIRESRGNTELYLITYTNNTNKTVLYPLPFPLRKIRDCIGLGYHPGIRDGTPVPSLEEALYIQLANAGGCYAWSDYVVDAFYAGDSGYWEIIHANPRGNNKEAIFDNVIEHLDWLLRHRTAPETATLLERKRDAPLVVSRPHSSEATQQTSRHYSTVAKELANEERSDLRRFNNWVKSVLLTTMAAAIRRALKPPAKLHVLDLCCGRGGDLLKWQHIHPAFLFMTDASVECVAEAAARYSTSEGQSVKVAKGKQKGFPAFFAVHDAFHAASGLREDLLKRGPFQLASCQFSMHYGCRSQESMRYFVKAIADSLVPHGRFVGTTVSDVELLYRAKEHGAEFGNDVYGVRFGAEAFAQLQSANFEPAALSFGVPYAATVERSVQDMTEYVVPWDAFVALCAEHQLKLVLEDNFIHYYGQHKDTEAGKAMTLEQRRKRHNDGDVVDCPLSPSEQAAVGLYRLFVFEKTKAKQSSCGTAER